In the genome of Thiomicrospira aerophila AL3, one region contains:
- the tsf gene encoding translation elongation factor Ts yields the protein MAVSAALVKELRERTGAGMMDCKKALDETQGDLDAAIEFLRVKGMAGADKKAGRVAAEGVIAIAISDDKKSAAIAEVNCETDFVAKGDEFQGFANEVARIALANQMVSIEDLGNQMMVSGKTVDETRRALVAKIGENMQVRRIELVATDSGEIGSYQHGEKIGVVVAMNQGNDGLIRDVAMHVAATKLQAISADDLDQAVVQKERDILTDQAKESGKPMEIIEKMIEGRIRKFLQEITLLGQPFVKDPDQTVEALLKQSNATVTRFIRLEVGEGIEKQTVNFAEEVALAAKAAQG from the coding sequence ATGGCTGTTTCTGCCGCTTTAGTGAAAGAGTTACGTGAGCGTACCGGTGCCGGTATGATGGATTGTAAAAAAGCCTTGGATGAAACCCAGGGTGATTTAGACGCTGCGATTGAATTTTTGCGTGTAAAAGGTATGGCTGGGGCTGATAAGAAAGCCGGTCGTGTTGCCGCTGAAGGTGTGATTGCGATTGCGATTTCCGATGATAAAAAATCTGCCGCGATTGCTGAAGTTAACTGTGAAACAGACTTTGTGGCAAAAGGCGACGAATTTCAAGGTTTTGCAAATGAAGTTGCTCGTATTGCCTTAGCCAACCAAATGGTATCGATTGAAGATTTGGGCAATCAAATGATGGTATCAGGCAAAACGGTTGATGAAACACGTCGTGCATTAGTGGCTAAAATTGGCGAAAACATGCAAGTTCGTCGTATTGAGTTAGTTGCAACAGATTCAGGCGAAATTGGTAGCTATCAGCACGGTGAAAAAATTGGTGTAGTGGTTGCCATGAATCAAGGCAATGACGGCTTAATTCGCGATGTGGCTATGCATGTTGCGGCGACTAAGCTACAAGCCATTTCGGCTGATGACCTTGACCAAGCTGTAGTACAAAAAGAGCGCGATATTCTAACTGATCAAGCGAAAGAAAGCGGTAAGCCAATGGAGATTATTGAAAAAATGATCGAAGGGCGTATTCGTAAGTTCTTGCAAGAAATTACCTTGCTAGGTCAGCCGTTCGTTAAAGATCCAGATCAAACTGTTGAAGCCTTGTTAAAGCAAAGCAATGCAACGGTGACGCGCTTTATCCGTTTAGAAGTGGGTGAAGGCATTGAGAAGCAAACTGTTAACTTTGCTGAAGAAGTTGCCTTAGCGGCAAAAGCAGCACAAGGTTAA
- the rpsB gene encoding 30S ribosomal protein S2, translating to MAKVTMRQMLEAGCHFGHQTRYWNPKMGQYIFGARNKIHIVNLEKTLPMFNDALNFAGSVVANKGKILFVGTKRAAREVVAQEATRCGMPYVNHRWLGGMLTNFKTIKQSIKRLKELETMSQDGTFEKITKREVLTLTREMEKLELSLGGIKDMRAMPDAIFVIDTGNEDIAILEARKLGIPVIGVVDTNNNPDGVDYIIPGNDDAIRAIKLYLESMADAVLEAKATITTGAADEFVEAPEEVEATA from the coding sequence ATGGCAAAAGTTACTATGCGTCAAATGTTAGAAGCCGGGTGTCACTTTGGACATCAAACTCGCTACTGGAACCCAAAAATGGGTCAATACATCTTTGGCGCACGCAACAAAATTCATATCGTTAACCTAGAAAAAACCTTACCTATGTTTAACGACGCGTTAAATTTCGCGGGTTCGGTTGTGGCTAACAAAGGCAAAATCTTATTTGTAGGCACCAAGCGCGCTGCGCGTGAAGTTGTGGCACAAGAAGCTACCCGTTGTGGTATGCCTTATGTAAACCACCGTTGGTTGGGTGGTATGTTAACTAACTTCAAAACCATCAAACAGTCAATCAAGCGTCTTAAAGAGCTTGAAACTATGTCACAAGATGGTACGTTTGAAAAAATCACCAAGCGTGAAGTTTTAACCCTAACCCGTGAAATGGAAAAGCTAGAATTGTCTTTAGGCGGGATCAAAGACATGCGCGCTATGCCTGATGCTATTTTTGTTATCGATACCGGTAACGAAGATATCGCGATTCTAGAAGCTAGAAAGCTTGGTATTCCAGTTATTGGTGTGGTTGATACCAATAACAACCCAGACGGTGTTGATTACATTATTCCTGGTAACGATGATGCGATTCGTGCCATCAAACTATACCTAGAATCAATGGCTGATGCTGTATTAGAAGCAAAAGCAACAATTACAACCGGTGCCGCTGACGAGTTTGTTGAAGCGCCAGAAGAAGTGGAAGCAACCGCTTAA